From a region of the Streptococcus ruminantium genome:
- the dapA gene encoding 4-hydroxy-tetrahydrodipicolinate synthase, with amino-acid sequence MSIQELRNVKIITAMITPFKEDGSIHYEVLPELIEYLLDHHTEAILLAGTTAESPTLTHEEELELFAAVQKIVKGRVPLIAGIGTNDTRDSIEFAKEVAAFGGFAAGLAIVPYYNKPSQEGMYQHFKAIADASDLPIIIYNIPGRVVVEMTPETMLRLAEHPNIIGVKECTSLANMAYLIEHKPEDFLIYTGEDGDAFHAMNLGADGVISVASHTNGDEMHRMFVAIEQQDIKTAAAIQRKFIPKVNALFSYPSPAPVKAVLNYMGFEVGPLRLPLVPCPEEDAKRIIKVVIDGDYEATKATVTGVVRPDY; translated from the coding sequence ATGTCCATCCAAGAATTACGCAATGTAAAAATCATCACAGCTATGATTACCCCCTTCAAAGAAGATGGTTCTATCCATTACGAGGTTCTGCCCGAACTGATTGAATACCTCTTGGATCACCATACAGAGGCTATCCTACTAGCCGGAACAACTGCTGAAAGTCCCACTTTGACTCATGAGGAAGAATTAGAATTATTCGCTGCTGTACAAAAAATTGTTAAGGGGCGCGTGCCATTGATTGCTGGAATTGGAACCAATGATACACGTGATTCCATCGAATTTGCCAAAGAAGTTGCAGCTTTTGGTGGTTTTGCTGCTGGTCTTGCTATTGTTCCCTACTACAATAAACCATCACAAGAAGGGATGTACCAGCATTTTAAGGCCATCGCTGATGCATCGGATTTGCCGATTATCATCTACAATATTCCGGGTCGTGTTGTAGTAGAGATGACTCCTGAAACCATGCTTCGCTTAGCCGAGCATCCAAATATTATCGGGGTCAAAGAGTGTACCAGTCTGGCCAATATGGCTTATTTAATTGAGCATAAACCAGAAGATTTCTTAATTTATACAGGTGAAGATGGAGACGCCTTTCATGCAATGAATCTTGGGGCAGATGGTGTTATTTCTGTGGCATCTCATACTAATGGAGATGAGATGCATCGCATGTTTGTGGCTATCGAGCAACAGGACATCAAAACCGCAGCGGCCATTCAACGTAAGTTCATTCCTAAGGTTAATGCCCTCTTTTCTTATCCCAGTCCTGCGCCAGTTAAGGCGGTTCTCAATTATATGGGCTTTGAAGTTGGTCCGCTTCGCCTGCCCTTGGTTCCATGTCCAGAAGAAGATGCCAAACGTATTATTAAGGTTGTGATTGATGGAGATTATGAAGCAACAAAAGCGACTGTGACTGGAGTTGTAAGACCCGATTATTAA
- a CDS encoding aspartate-semialdehyde dehydrogenase: MAYVVAVVGATGAVGAQMIKMLEESILPIKQVRFLASARSAGKTLQFKGQDIVIEETKETAFEGVDIALFSAGGSTSAKYAPYAVKAGAVVVDNTSYFRQNPDVPLVVPEVNAHALEGHNGIIACPNCSTIQMMVALEPVRQKWGLERIIVSTYQAVSGAGMGAILETQHQLRSILSDGVEPKAVEANILPSGGDKKHYPIGFNALPQIDLFTDNDYTYEEMKMTKETKKIMEDDSIAVSATCVRIPVLSAHSESVYIETKEVAPIDEVKAAIAAFPGAVLEDDVANQIYPQAINAVGSRDTFVGRIRKDLDKENGIHMWVVSDNLLKGAAWNSVQIAETLHERGLVRPTMELKFELQ, translated from the coding sequence ATGGCCTATGTAGTGGCTGTCGTTGGTGCGACTGGTGCAGTTGGCGCTCAGATGATTAAAATGTTGGAAGAATCAATACTTCCGATTAAACAAGTTCGTTTCTTGGCTTCTGCACGTTCTGCGGGCAAGACTTTACAGTTCAAAGGTCAGGATATTGTCATTGAAGAAACAAAGGAAACAGCTTTTGAAGGTGTTGATATTGCTCTCTTTTCAGCGGGGGGATCTACATCTGCTAAGTATGCTCCCTATGCAGTCAAAGCGGGAGCAGTTGTTGTGGATAATACCTCATATTTCCGTCAAAATCCAGATGTTCCTCTGGTTGTTCCAGAGGTCAATGCTCATGCACTTGAGGGGCATAATGGTATCATTGCTTGTCCAAATTGTTCAACCATCCAGATGATGGTAGCTTTGGAACCAGTTCGCCAGAAGTGGGGACTGGAGCGGATTATCGTATCGACCTATCAGGCAGTTTCTGGTGCAGGTATGGGAGCTATTTTAGAAACCCAACATCAGCTTCGTTCCATCTTGAGTGACGGTGTTGAACCAAAAGCGGTTGAAGCCAATATTTTACCTTCAGGTGGAGATAAGAAGCATTATCCAATCGGGTTTAATGCTCTGCCACAAATTGACCTCTTTACAGATAATGACTACACCTACGAAGAGATGAAGATGACAAAAGAAACTAAGAAAATCATGGAAGATGATAGCATTGCTGTTTCTGCGACCTGTGTCCGTATTCCGGTCTTGTCAGCTCACTCTGAGTCTGTCTACATTGAAACCAAGGAAGTGGCACCGATTGATGAAGTAAAAGCTGCTATTGCGGCCTTTCCAGGTGCGGTTTTGGAGGATGATGTAGCTAATCAAATCTATCCACAAGCCATCAATGCGGTCGGTAGTCGTGATACATTTGTTGGTCGTATTCGTAAAGATTTGGATAAGGAAAATGGGATCCACATGTGGGTCGTTTCAGATAATTTGCTCAAAGGTGCTGCTTGGAATTCTGTACAGATTGCTGAAACCCTCCATGAACGTGGTCTTGTCCGTCCAACCATGGAATTAAAGTTTGAATTGCAATAA
- the pepF gene encoding oligoendopeptidase F translates to MSNAMPKRHEIDVQLTWDTHLIFPDNQAYKDALVSYKTQTEHFERTYKGNLTSLETIVAALKDYEGLSILVSKLSHYAFLPLEVDKMNTELASLSNDFDLTLAYTTPKLSFLETELGLLDQEVLEDVITNQPQWKAYIENIIRQKPHQLHPLQEELLANFAPTLTQPYNNYGVTKFEDMTFDSFEANGETLGNSYVLFENDYEISHDTEVRRRSAAGFYSTLKKYKNTTAATYLSHIKNEQIEARLRGFDNTIDFLLHRQNVSRDLFDRQIDIIMKELAPHMRRYVKLVAKAHGLDKITHADLKISIPSKFNQRITPEESKQFLIDCLGILGEDYVKMIEQSFDERWIDFAQNEGKATGGFCATLYDGPSYILLSWTGLMNEVLVLAHELGHAGHFQLAKKQSVLSYEPSLYFIEAPSTANEVLTCNTLLKNNQDPNFQAYLISELISRTYFHNMVTHLLEAAFQREVYTRLDNDEYLNGDILCQIKLDIIKEFWGEDFEIGDDAGLIWMRQPHYYIGLYPYTYSAGLTIGTAMAKQLEKNPEEVVEKWLETLSLGASLSAQDLAKHAGVDVSTDKPLKDTIAYVGSLVDKLECLV, encoded by the coding sequence ATGTCAAATGCAATGCCAAAGCGTCATGAAATAGACGTCCAGCTCACTTGGGATACCCATCTAATTTTCCCAGATAATCAAGCTTACAAGGATGCACTCGTATCCTACAAGACACAAACTGAACATTTTGAAAGAACCTATAAAGGAAATTTAACAAGTCTCGAAACAATCGTAGCAGCTCTCAAGGACTATGAAGGCCTCTCAATCCTCGTAAGCAAATTGTCTCACTATGCTTTTCTTCCGCTTGAAGTGGATAAGATGAATACTGAACTTGCTAGTTTATCTAATGATTTCGATTTAACACTCGCCTATACTACTCCTAAATTGTCCTTCCTTGAAACAGAATTAGGCTTGCTTGATCAAGAAGTTTTAGAAGATGTTATTACGAATCAACCGCAATGGAAAGCCTATATTGAAAATATTATCCGTCAGAAACCACATCAGCTTCACCCGCTACAAGAAGAACTTTTGGCCAACTTTGCTCCAACTCTCACCCAACCATATAACAACTATGGCGTAACCAAGTTTGAAGATATGACCTTTGATAGTTTCGAGGCTAACGGTGAAACATTGGGAAACAGCTATGTTTTATTTGAGAATGACTACGAAATTAGCCACGATACGGAAGTCCGTCGTCGTTCTGCTGCTGGTTTCTATTCTACCTTGAAAAAGTACAAAAATACCACTGCTGCAACTTACTTATCTCATATCAAAAACGAGCAAATTGAAGCTCGCCTGCGTGGATTTGATAATACGATTGACTTCCTTTTGCATCGTCAAAATGTGTCACGGGATTTGTTTGACCGCCAGATTGACATCATCATGAAAGAATTGGCTCCTCATATGCGCCGCTATGTGAAATTAGTTGCTAAGGCGCATGGTTTAGATAAAATTACCCATGCCGACTTGAAAATCAGTATTCCATCTAAATTCAACCAGCGGATTACTCCAGAAGAGTCAAAACAATTTTTGATTGACTGTCTAGGTATCCTCGGTGAAGACTATGTTAAGATGATTGAACAATCATTTGATGAGCGCTGGATTGACTTTGCTCAAAATGAAGGCAAAGCGACAGGTGGTTTCTGCGCCACTCTTTACGATGGACCATCTTATATTTTGCTTTCATGGACTGGTTTGATGAATGAAGTCTTGGTACTGGCTCATGAATTGGGGCATGCGGGTCATTTCCAATTGGCTAAAAAACAAAGTGTTCTTAGCTACGAACCATCACTTTATTTCATTGAGGCACCATCTACTGCCAACGAAGTCTTGACATGTAATACTCTTCTGAAAAATAACCAAGATCCGAACTTCCAGGCATACTTGATTAGCGAATTGATTAGTCGCACTTACTTCCACAATATGGTTACCCATCTGCTTGAAGCAGCCTTCCAACGTGAAGTTTATACTCGTTTGGATAATGATGAATACCTCAATGGTGACATCCTCTGCCAAATCAAATTGGATATCATCAAAGAATTCTGGGGCGAAGACTTTGAAATCGGTGATGATGCTGGTCTTATTTGGATGCGCCAGCCACACTACTACATTGGTCTTTACCCATACACTTACTCAGCAGGTTTAACAATTGGTACTGCTATGGCAAAACAACTGGAAAAAAATCCAGAAGAAGTCGTTGAGAAATGGCTTGAGACCCTTTCACTCGGAGCCAGTCTTTCAGCTCAAGACTTAGCAAAACATGCGGGTGTTGATGTTTCGACCGACAAACCACTAAAAGATACTATCGCCTATGTTGGCTCTTTGGTAGATAAATTAGAATGTTTAGTATAA
- a CDS encoding glycerol dehydrogenase encodes MKVFASPSRYIQGKHVLFQGAEAIGKLGDKPLVLCDDLVYGIVGEKFLSYLAGEDMKACRVAFNGEASDKEIQRVVEIGKKEMSDVVIGLGGGKTIDSAKAIADLLAVPVVIAPTIASTDAPTSALSVIYSEEGAFERYIFYKKNPDLVLVDTAIICQAPPRLLASGIADGLATWVEARAILQSNGSTMAGGAQTLAGIAIAQTCEKVLFDYGLQAMASCEAKVVTTALENIVEANTLLSGLGFESAGLAAAHAIHNGFTALEGDIHHLTHGEKVAYGTLTQLFLENRPKAELEKYIRFYQALNLPTTLAELHLADASYEDLLKVGQQATIAGETIHGMPFAISAEDVAEALLAVDYYVRSLDR; translated from the coding sequence ATGAAAGTATTCGCAAGTCCATCACGTTATATACAGGGAAAACATGTCCTGTTTCAAGGTGCAGAAGCAATTGGAAAATTGGGGGATAAGCCCCTGGTGCTTTGCGATGATTTGGTTTATGGCATTGTAGGAGAGAAATTTCTATCCTATCTAGCTGGAGAGGACATGAAAGCTTGTCGAGTTGCTTTTAATGGTGAAGCATCAGACAAAGAAATCCAGCGTGTTGTGGAAATTGGAAAAAAGGAGATGAGTGATGTAGTAATCGGCCTGGGTGGTGGCAAGACAATTGATTCTGCTAAAGCTATTGCTGATTTGCTAGCGGTTCCTGTAGTCATTGCTCCAACAATCGCTTCCACAGATGCTCCAACGTCTGCTCTGTCTGTCATTTATTCTGAGGAAGGAGCATTTGAGCGCTATATTTTCTATAAGAAAAATCCAGATCTTGTTCTGGTAGACACAGCCATTATTTGTCAAGCACCACCACGTTTACTGGCTTCAGGTATTGCCGATGGTTTGGCAACTTGGGTGGAGGCACGTGCTATTTTGCAGAGTAATGGTTCTACTATGGCTGGTGGTGCTCAAACCCTTGCAGGCATTGCAATCGCACAGACCTGTGAGAAGGTGCTCTTTGATTATGGACTACAAGCTATGGCAAGTTGTGAAGCTAAAGTTGTCACCACTGCCTTAGAAAATATTGTTGAAGCTAATACGCTATTAAGTGGTTTGGGCTTTGAGAGTGCAGGTCTGGCAGCAGCACATGCTATCCATAATGGCTTCACAGCTTTAGAAGGTGACATACATCATTTAACACATGGTGAAAAAGTTGCCTACGGTACCCTGACACAACTTTTCTTGGAAAATCGTCCGAAAGCAGAATTGGAAAAATATATCCGATTCTACCAAGCTTTGAATTTGCCGACTACCTTAGCAGAATTGCATTTAGCAGACGCTAGCTATGAAGATTTGCTGAAGGTAGGGCAACAGGCGACTATCGCAGGGGAAACTATCCATGGTATGCCATTTGCTATTTCAGCCGAGGATGTAGCAGAAGCTCTTTTGGCTGTTGACTACTATGTTCGTTCTTTAGATAGATAA
- a CDS encoding KxYKxGKxW signal peptide domain-containing protein — translation MQQKPKLVLKAKGFRMWKSGKRWVFGLGAMTAIFLCGEMQALALETPVESPISTELRSTDSGEEQPPAPKTEEDSSVSSSVESAEESNSSFLDQAQDVTVKDDQHQAQHEVDVTTAKPVHIYYKPTTDTGDYYAYVWGGGLEQSGVDLPMTKEGDQWKVTVTPKADATFFNYIIKKGGKDQWNDKKTGDMTATVNPYTETNIYVGDNFYSQISNIQTPEFDKKFGYEDKVVDASEPDKFKTVGSLGRLGSTLNDDGTATINLWAPTAKEVKLNLYKTLTPTANADKTVNMTRGTVANPDDHTQNTVGVWTYKLDKSLLGELGVDTAEKLAYDYTLSLPNAHFIQVEEQQKGDKKVKIYRNSASGKVLNENGEATREEVAAFYAGDVIERKGNGDNTIVVKEHNHREVTTQDPYSVAVIQGGTRSVILDPSKVGPKVQVTNNKRAKTNSEISVLEVNVRDFSIDESSGVDKKDRGNYLGFVQSGTKNPNDGTMTGLDYLKYRGTNYLQMMPLNDFETVPELDKDNPENTTISKAEPDGVHNNQQNWGYDPKNYNVPEGSYATDPSDPENRIKELKEMMQKLHDAGLNVTLDVVYNHLYHGQKNVFEQTVPGYYYAINQPANVMNNDIFVGNAVRSNSEMMRRYIVNSTAFWAAEYGMDGFRFDAMSDLDVTTLNEVRKALDKVGPNIVTYGEGWDSMGTYLPKGEAGSDVQGKKIPTYGFFDATSRNAIVGHAHNDHLDAKGFVNEGENNPNIANATQVADSLLGGDRKKYANASQQLNYVECHDGMTLSDLLKRYNVIDTRDPKIHLNRVELATAMSALAQGIHFSQHGQEFLRTKNNSVNTYNSGDEYNKIDWNLVKTHADAVNFSKAITQLRLAEPLFQLSDYNDINEKMVVTNAQGSSGVITYELRLDGKGENKNGKYLVIFNNNNGDNKSSLTLGGNQWYYGGNEKLNEFKNMEGNRGRINSTNDFSNAFIVTSNSKSLYDKIGQKVGQKELTVDPLSATVLFIPAPAKATELKTVERVISYVDRQGNQVSDPHRQAVTFLTVEEPAPDLKFGFENSQIPVAPTDLGHASNIVNKVSKTLPTVKYVYVATSKDGRPIEVNLNLSDVTIGDDGKPVDSDTVKWVKRTQLGLLEEVPEGVEVPSNYTTDKKKWLSQVWERTDDVSYPEVTGHKVQSISPEKAGDKEKVTSSVLGLESARQEVKVTYAKEMTAKLVSENDPLEKLPKSASEASGTYQAIGLEGEAIRFTVSDTDLAREGYTYTVNGKANLTEAMAGMAGYFSATPAVFQVVYTKVETQEPMEKDEPKQEEPPTKPDSDNTPSTPDKPSDTTPEKEDGKPDSDNTPSTPDKPSDVTPEKEDDKPDSDNTPSTPDKPSDTTPEKEDDKPDSGSSPSTPDKPSDVTPEKEDGKPDSGSSSSTPDKPSDTTPEKEVDKPDSGSSPSTPDKPSDTTPEKEVDKPDSGSSPSTPDKPSDTTPEKEVDKPDSGSSPSTPDKPSDTTPEKEDGKPDSGSSPSTPDKPSDTTPEKEVDKPDSGSSPSTPDKPSDVTPEKEDGKPDSGSSPSTPDKPSDATPEKDADKPDPEVPNSETKKDNTPTLKNEDGSTSSTKRELVDVPTGVRVVLSEKESSEIVALRVTPKSLSSLPTQSVLAGKDYKMYDIDLIDSRGKVVKMAYTARVSLPVATDKAVAQVLYLPQSGQVHSLDFTVQDLGQSGRFVEFTAKSFSDYAVIYQATAQNIEQTNSTSKAINDEQESSLAVAQNSVLSVPVASAAKELPKTAAILPKTGETISVLSLVGLALLGTVVAVSHRRKGK, via the coding sequence ATGCAACAGAAACCAAAACTTGTTCTAAAAGCCAAAGGTTTTAGAATGTGGAAATCAGGGAAGCGATGGGTATTTGGTCTTGGAGCTATGACAGCTATTTTTTTATGCGGCGAAATGCAAGCGCTTGCACTGGAGACACCTGTTGAATCACCAATTTCAACAGAATTGCGGAGTACGGATTCTGGAGAAGAGCAGCCACCTGCACCAAAGACAGAAGAGGATAGTAGTGTCTCTTCTAGTGTTGAATCTGCTGAAGAGTCTAATTCATCATTTTTAGACCAGGCTCAAGATGTGACAGTCAAGGATGATCAACATCAAGCGCAGCATGAGGTTGATGTGACAACAGCTAAGCCAGTTCATATTTACTACAAGCCGACAACAGATACGGGTGACTACTATGCTTATGTTTGGGGGGGAGGACTCGAGCAATCTGGAGTTGACTTACCGATGACAAAAGAGGGTGACCAGTGGAAGGTAACGGTTACACCTAAGGCTGATGCGACTTTCTTTAACTATATCATTAAAAAAGGTGGAAAAGATCAATGGAATGATAAAAAGACCGGTGATATGACTGCAACGGTCAATCCTTACACTGAAACAAATATCTATGTTGGAGACAATTTTTACTCACAAATTTCCAACATACAAACACCTGAATTTGATAAAAAATTTGGCTATGAGGATAAGGTTGTAGATGCATCTGAGCCAGATAAGTTCAAAACAGTTGGTAGTTTGGGACGACTTGGTTCGACCTTAAACGATGATGGCACAGCGACTATCAATCTCTGGGCACCGACAGCCAAGGAAGTTAAACTCAATCTTTATAAGACTCTAACCCCTACTGCGAATGCTGATAAAACGGTCAATATGACCCGCGGGACAGTTGCTAATCCAGATGACCATACCCAAAATACCGTTGGTGTATGGACCTATAAACTTGATAAATCACTGTTGGGAGAGCTGGGTGTAGATACTGCTGAAAAATTAGCATATGATTATACTCTTAGTCTGCCAAATGCACACTTTATACAAGTAGAGGAGCAACAAAAGGGAGATAAAAAAGTTAAAATTTATCGAAATTCTGCCAGTGGTAAAGTTTTGAATGAGAATGGCGAGGCTACCCGTGAAGAAGTAGCAGCCTTCTACGCTGGGGATGTAATTGAGCGAAAAGGGAATGGTGATAATACTATAGTCGTTAAGGAACACAATCACCGTGAGGTCACCACTCAAGATCCGTATTCTGTAGCAGTTATTCAAGGGGGCACACGGTCTGTCATTCTTGACCCAAGCAAGGTTGGTCCAAAAGTTCAGGTGACAAACAATAAACGTGCTAAGACGAATTCAGAAATTAGTGTTTTAGAAGTCAATGTCCGTGATTTTTCTATTGACGAATCATCTGGTGTTGACAAAAAAGATCGTGGGAACTATCTTGGTTTTGTTCAGTCAGGTACTAAAAATCCGAACGATGGCACGATGACTGGTTTGGACTATCTAAAATATCGTGGCACCAATTATCTCCAAATGATGCCTCTTAATGATTTTGAAACTGTTCCTGAGTTAGATAAGGACAATCCAGAAAATACCACTATATCAAAAGCAGAACCAGATGGTGTTCATAATAACCAACAAAACTGGGGTTATGACCCTAAGAACTACAACGTTCCAGAAGGATCTTATGCTACAGATCCAAGCGACCCAGAAAACCGTATCAAAGAACTCAAAGAGATGATGCAAAAGCTTCATGATGCAGGGCTTAATGTCACCTTGGATGTGGTCTATAACCACCTTTATCATGGGCAAAAGAATGTCTTTGAGCAGACTGTTCCTGGGTATTACTATGCCATCAACCAACCTGCCAATGTGATGAATAACGATATTTTTGTGGGCAATGCGGTGCGCTCTAATTCTGAAATGATGAGACGCTATATCGTCAATTCAACTGCTTTCTGGGCAGCAGAATATGGTATGGACGGTTTCCGTTTCGATGCCATGAGCGATCTTGATGTAACGACACTGAATGAAGTTCGTAAGGCTCTAGATAAGGTTGGTCCTAATATAGTGACCTATGGTGAAGGTTGGGATAGTATGGGAACCTACTTGCCGAAAGGCGAGGCAGGTAGCGATGTTCAAGGTAAGAAAATCCCGACTTACGGTTTCTTCGATGCAACGAGTCGCAATGCTATCGTTGGACATGCTCACAATGACCATCTAGATGCCAAAGGGTTTGTCAATGAGGGAGAAAACAATCCTAACATTGCTAATGCAACACAGGTAGCGGACAGTCTGTTAGGTGGTGATCGTAAGAAATATGCAAACGCTTCTCAACAACTAAACTATGTGGAATGCCATGATGGTATGACTCTAAGTGACCTCTTGAAACGTTACAATGTCATTGACACACGTGATCCAAAGATCCACCTGAATCGTGTTGAGTTGGCGACAGCCATGAGTGCCCTAGCGCAAGGGATTCATTTCTCGCAACATGGACAAGAATTTTTGAGAACAAAAAATAATTCCGTTAATACTTATAACAGCGGTGATGAATACAATAAAATTGATTGGAATTTGGTGAAAACTCATGCAGATGCAGTGAATTTCTCCAAAGCAATTACCCAATTACGATTGGCAGAACCGCTCTTCCAACTATCTGACTATAATGATATTAACGAGAAGATGGTTGTTACAAATGCCCAAGGTAGTTCAGGTGTCATCACTTATGAACTCCGTCTCGATGGTAAAGGTGAAAACAAAAATGGTAAGTATCTCGTTATTTTCAATAACAATAATGGCGATAATAAATCTTCACTGACGCTTGGTGGTAACCAGTGGTATTATGGAGGTAATGAGAAACTCAATGAATTTAAAAATATGGAAGGAAATCGAGGGCGCATCAATAGCACTAATGATTTCAGCAATGCTTTTATCGTGACTTCGAATTCCAAGAGTCTCTATGACAAGATTGGTCAAAAAGTTGGTCAAAAAGAGCTAACAGTTGATCCACTGTCTGCAACGGTTCTCTTTATTCCTGCTCCTGCTAAAGCAACAGAGCTAAAAACTGTAGAACGTGTGATAAGTTATGTTGACCGTCAGGGGAATCAGGTATCGGATCCACATAGACAAGCAGTGACCTTCTTAACTGTTGAAGAACCAGCTCCAGACTTGAAATTTGGTTTTGAAAACTCCCAAATTCCAGTTGCACCAACCGACTTAGGCCATGCTTCAAATATTGTTAATAAGGTATCAAAAACATTACCAACAGTGAAGTATGTTTATGTTGCTACGTCTAAGGATGGACGACCAATTGAAGTAAACCTCAATCTTTCTGATGTGACTATCGGTGATGATGGTAAACCTGTTGATTCTGATACTGTCAAATGGGTAAAAAGAACGCAGCTTGGCTTGCTTGAAGAGGTACCAGAGGGAGTTGAGGTTCCATCAAACTATACAACAGATAAGAAGAAGTGGCTCAGTCAAGTATGGGAAAGGACCGATGATGTCTCTTATCCTGAAGTAACAGGTCATAAGGTTCAGTCTATCAGTCCAGAAAAGGCTGGAGATAAAGAGAAGGTCACAAGTAGTGTGCTGGGATTGGAATCAGCTCGTCAAGAGGTCAAGGTTACTTATGCTAAAGAAATGACAGCCAAGCTTGTGTCTGAGAATGATCCATTGGAAAAACTACCGAAATCAGCTAGTGAGGCTAGTGGAACTTACCAAGCTATTGGTCTAGAAGGAGAAGCAATTCGCTTTACGGTATCAGATACTGATTTGGCACGAGAAGGCTATACTTATACTGTTAATGGTAAAGCAAATCTGACAGAAGCTATGGCCGGTATGGCAGGTTATTTCTCTGCTACCCCAGCAGTTTTCCAAGTGGTTTATACTAAGGTAGAGACTCAAGAGCCAATGGAAAAAGATGAGCCTAAGCAAGAGGAACCACCGACTAAGCCAGATTCTGATAACACTCCATCTACTCCTGATAAACCATCAGATACAACACCAGAGAAAGAAGACGGTAAACCAGATTCTGATAACACTCCATCTACTCCTGATAAACCATCAGATGTAACACCAGAGAAAGAAGACGATAAGCCAGATTCTGATAACACTCCATCTACTCCTGATAAACCATCAGATACAACACCAGAGAAAGAAGACGATAAGCCAGATTCAGGTAGCAGTCCATCTACTCCTGATAAACCATCAGATGTAACACCAGAAAAAGAAGACGGTAAACCAGATTCAGGTAGCAGTTCATCTACTCCTGATAAACCATCAGATACAACACCAGAAAAAGAAGTAGATAAGCCAGATTCAGGTAGCAGTCCATCTACTCCTGATAAACCATCAGATACAACACCAGAAAAAGAAGTAGATAAACCAGATTCAGGTAGCAGTCCATCTACTCCTGATAAACCATCAGATACAACACCAGAAAAAGAAGTAGATAAGCCAGATTCAGGTAGCAGTCCATCTACTCCTGATAAACCATCAGATACAACACCAGAAAAAGAAGACGGTAAGCCAGATTCAGGTAGCAGTCCATCTACTCCTGATAAACCATCAGATACAACACCAGAAAAAGAAGTAGATAAGCCAGATTCAGGTAGCAGTCCATCTACTCCTGATAAACCATCAGATGTAACACCAGAGAAAGAAGACGGTAAACCAGATTCAGGTAGCAGTCCATCTACTCCTGATAAACCATCAGATGCAACACCAGAAAAAGATGCAGATAAACCAGATCCTGAAGTTCCAAATTCAGAGACCAAGAAGGATAATACACCAACATTGAAAAATGAGGATGGTAGTACTAGTTCTACTAAGCGTGAATTGGTTGATGTACCAACTGGTGTTAGAGTAGTATTGTCAGAGAAAGAATCATCTGAAATTGTTGCTCTACGTGTTACTCCAAAATCACTCTCTTCTTTGCCGACCCAATCTGTTTTAGCAGGTAAAGATTATAAAATGTATGATATTGATCTCATTGATAGCAGAGGAAAAGTGGTGAAGATGGCTTATACTGCTAGAGTATCTCTACCGGTTGCTACCGATAAAGCAGTCGCTCAAGTACTCTATTTGCCACAATCAGGACAAGTTCATTCCCTTGATTTCACTGTTCAGGATTTGGGACAATCTGGTCGTTTTGTCGAATTTACTGCGAAAAGTTTCAGTGATTATGCTGTTATCTATCAGGCAACCGCACAAAATATTGAGCAGACCAATAGCACTTCAAAAGCAATCAATGATGAACAAGAATCATCTCTGGCAGTAGCACAAAATAGCGTTTTAAGTGTACCTGTAGCTAGCGCAGCTAAAGAATTGCCTAAAACAGCCGCAATTTTACCTAAAACAGGAGAGACTATCTCCGTACTTTCCTTGGTAGGATTGGCATTGCTAGGAACAGTCGTAGCCGTTTCGCATCGCCGAAAAGGAAAATAA